From Anopheles coluzzii chromosome 3, AcolN3, whole genome shotgun sequence, the proteins below share one genomic window:
- the LOC120955709 gene encoding protein vav isoform X3, with translation MDLLKILVCILLVNRHVYDRLSGTSNPVEYCSHDEHDMKVEEVYQDLCSIQNASRNQLASSSNNLEQRDFVIKELLDTEKNYLEALNALKYIFMQPLEKLLSKEEIRAIFPCIRELVEIHNKFLDRLHEAVCPGSKLKLSTTFLEFREPFLIYGEYCSSMTSAVETLREACKKSNTVEQTVLQSQKEHSDGRLQLRDILSVPMQRILKYHLLLDKLVQETVPTHDDFRGLERAKEAMVDVAQYSNEVKRDSEHLIVIQKVKESISDLNLPNGNNLEQYGRLLLDGDLNIKAHEDQKMKHRYAFVFEKVMILVKNSNTKIGEAQYSFREAHNLLDYRIEILNSRRTLGRDGRLKYSLLLARKTQATAFTLYMKTEEEREKWKRAFETAMETLEPVGCKNTDHKFVIHTFDTPVICRHCSKFLKGKIHQGYRCKVCEIVVHRGCISSTGRCKQLQQTPPPVCDRLLSEFNWFVGTMNRDSATQRLENKKIGTYLLRVRPQGASHESETIYALSLKTDKKIIKHMKIYQKKEHQNVFYYLSTRRYFKTIIELVSFYERNDLGENFAGLNQLLQWPFKEEIVVAIYDFAPNELNQLPMRQGCQVIVIGKEGDSKGWWRGKTLEKVGFFPKEYVRPAVIGEV, from the exons TACATCAAATCCAGTAGAATATTGCAGTCACGATGAGCATGATATGAAAGTAGAAGAAGTCTATCAGGATTTATGCTCGATACAGAATGCTTCGCGTAACCAG TTAGCTTCATCATCCAACAACTTAGAACAGCGAGACTTTGTAATTAAGGAACTGCTCGATACGGAGAAAAATTATCTCGAAGCTTTGAATGCATTGAAATACATCTTTATGCAACCTCTCGAAAAGCTTCTATCCAAGGAAGAGATACGAGCCATTTTCCCTTGCATTAGGGAACTTGTCGAAATTCATAATAAATTTTTGGATCGATTGCATGAGGCCGTTTGTCCAGGATCCAAGCTCAAGCTCAGTACAACCTTTCTGGAATTTAGAGAACCATTTCTAATTTATGGCGAATACTGTTCCAGTATGACAAGCGCAGTTGAAACTTTGAGAGAGGCGTGCAAAAAATCGAATACAGTCGAGCAGACCGTCTTG CAAAGCCAAAAAGAACACAGCGATGGAAGATTACAACTTCGAGACATTTTATCTGTTCCGATGCAacgaattttaaaatatcatcTATTGTTAGATAAGCTTGTACAAGAAACGGTGCCA ACGCATGACGATTTTAGAGGATTGGAACGGGCCAAAGAAGCGATGGTAGATGTTGCACAGTATTCTAATGAAGTAAAGCGTGATTCTGAACATCTTATAGTGATACAAAAAGTAAAG GAAAGTATTTCTGATCTGAACCTTCCCAACGGCAACAATCTCGAGCAATATGGACGGTTATTACTTGACGGGGATCTTAATATAAAAGCACACGAAGACCAAAAAATGAAGCATCGATATGCTTTTGTCTTCGAAAAGGTTATGATTCTGGTAAAAAATTCCAATACTAAGATCGGG GAAGCACAATATTCTTTCCGAGAAGCTCACAATTTGTTGGATTACAGGATAGAAATATTAAATTCTCGTCGCACTTTAGGTCGTGATGGTCGTTTGAAGTATTCTCTGCTATTAGCACGCAAAACGCAAGCTACTGCTTTCACGCTTTATATGAAAACTGAAGAAGAACGCGAAAAATGGAAGAGAGCATTTGAAACAGCAAT GGAAACCTTGGAACCCGTAGGATGCAAGAATACTGATCATAAATTTGTTATACACACTTTTGATACGCCTGTCATCTGTCGCCATTGCTCGAAGTTTTTGAAGGGAAAAATACATCAAGGTTATCGATGCAAAGTATGTGAAATAGTAGTACACAGAGGTTGTATTTCGTCAACTGGTCGATGCAAGCAATTGCAACAAACACCGCCGCCGGTATGTGACCGATTGCTTTCGGAGTTCAACTGGTTTGTTGGTACAATGAATCGAGATTCAGCTACCCAGCGtctagaaaacaaaaagattgGAACCTATCTGCTACGTGTCCGTCCGCAAGGTGCCTCTCATGAAAGTGAAACAATATATGCGCTTAGCCTGAA AACCGATAAGAAAATAATCAAGCATATGAAAATTTATCAGAAAAAAGAGCACCagaatgtgttttattatcTTTCGACAAGAAGATACTTTAAAACTATAATAGAACTGGTTTCTTTTTATGAAAGGAACGATTTGGGCGAAAATTTTGCTGG CCTAAATCAACTTCTCCAATGGCCTTTTAAAGAGGAAATTGTTGTAGCCATCTATGATTTTGCACCCAATGAGCTCAATCAACTACCAATGCGCCAGGGATGTCAGGTGATTGTAATTGGAAAAGAAGGAGACAGTAAAGGCTGGTGGCGTGGCAAAACATTAGAAAAG GTTGGATTTTTCCCCAAAGAGTATGTACGGCCAGCAGTAATCGGTGAAGTATAA
- the LOC125907475 gene encoding uncharacterized protein LOC125907475: MPSKEDMLCALENAKVPVPPTATIAQIRMLYEELFPRSHVVAEQKLAPEVTHESVDTGDLAIKQMNDEQEIVKTANSGGLETELETLQKELQVLELRQKIAMLKSSNIASTSLPSSSSPPPLPLPTAQPVPPSLTSSPPLPLPLPTALPVYVPNFEDFIGKFSGERGGVGVEHWFREFEQICSLYTLNDQLKFFCMRRLLTDTAAIFAKTSGACTYETLKADLISTFTSKTSLEEVFKKLRARHLSQHESITRYVLEMQQIAGTVIPEEDLVNIIIDGIDDPINTSSIRFAAKSLEHLKTLLKKYETFRQTRGVTPTPAPLRTKPPAPPRSTGPSRQWAQNNNNEPARCFNCSQFGHYQSACPMPRRPKGSCFKCHQMGHTHRECRNFQPVRTAAVHHLGSHGFDEETADQILLSEIETPTQTDN; this comes from the exons ATGCCGTCTAAAGAAGATATGTTGTGTGCGCTGGAGAACGCGAAAGTGCCGGTGCCTCCAACCGCTACGATTGCTCAAATCCGCATGTTGTACGAGGAGCTATTTCCTAGAAGTCACGTTGTAGCCGAACAAAAGCTTGCGCCCGAAGTAACGCATGAAAGTGTTGATACTGGGGATTTGGCGATAAAGCAAATGAATGACGAGCAAGAAATTGTCAAGACAGCTAATTCTGGCGGGTTAGAGACGGAATTAGAAACACTGCAGAAGGAGCTGCAAGTGCTCGAACTTCGTCAGAAAATCGCTATGCTGAAGTCATCTAACATCGCTTCGACTTcgctaccatcatcatcatcaccaccaccgctgcctTTACCTACAGCGCAGCCAGTGCCGCCATCTTTAACATCGTCACCACCGCTCCCTTTGCCGCTACCTACAGCGCTGCCAGTGTATGTACCCAACTTTGAAGACTTCATAGGAAAATTTAGTGGTGAAAGAGGAGGAGTAGGGGTGGAGCACTGGTTTCGAGAATTTGAACAAATATGTAGCTTGTACACACTAAACGACCAGCTGAAATTTTTCTGTATGCGCCGCCTGCTCACCGACACCGCCGccatttttgctaaaacctcAGGCGCATGCACCTATGAGACACTGAAAGCTGACCTTATTAGTACTTTCACATCAAAAACTTCACTAGAAGAAGTGTTTAAAAAACTAAGGGCACGACATCTCTCGCAACATGAAAGCATCACAAGGTATGTGTTGGAAATGCAGCAAATAGCGGGCACCGTCATTCCAGAGGAAGACTTGGTCAATATTATAATTGACGGAATTGATGATCCTATTAATACGTCATCCATACGTTTCGCTGCAAAATCGCTCGAGCACCTTAAAACCCTGCTGAAAAAATACGAAACTTTTCGTCAAACTCGTGGCGTGACTCCTACACCAGCACCGTTACGCACTAAACCCCCAGCTCCACCCCGCAGCACTGGCCCCTCGCGTCAATGGGCGCAGAACAACAATAATGAACCGGCCAGATGCTTTAACTGTTCTCAATTCGGCCATTATCAAAGCGCTTGCCCAATGCCACGCCGCCCCAAGGGATCCTGTTTTAAATGCCACCAAATGGGACATACACATCGAGAGTGCCGAAACTTCCAGCCCGTTAGGACTGCTGCGGTGCACCATCTGGGTTCCCATGGATTCGATGAGGAAACTGCGGACCAAATACTGCTTAGCGAAATTGAAACG CCGACCCAAACGGATAATTAG